Proteins encoded within one genomic window of Plasmodium cynomolgi strain B DNA, chromosome 11, whole genome shotgun sequence:
- a CDS encoding hypothetical protein (putative), translating into MGMGTKRMNALFYAPLGRNARGIFNWSICLKAVRRRRNISYTTTCITPSRGKHAEEKIPMEELKQYLCVEKIHSDDFKKIMTKCVQVNKDSDTRIEDLLLILILFKKFFPHFKQTCRETLHDEICHNIFSSIKLKAHYLYTSKMLIHTMNILTNLQFIDNTLIIAFINKCSYFIQNEEYEIEDLVHFLSIFSKIYLLKNDPKFMKLKSFNWMLIKNICNKLTYNFDRFFLTYKDYTYTHKLKKKIYEQIRNMHSDGKTYRLPSHCNTNVLNKLNTVVDPRVKRVKSVNSELQAGFPQNSSINEYLGDSPLATSPHATRFTTVGSSSNRPTPNELPNDISQLVSSQERHYLLDTLLSISRSLRDLKFAHMGLLNEVASRLQSHFVEATQGGVETRGDVDQAVYDEGEERADTAPARKIFYIMQCHLYLQVDHHMLYKSILNTYKNHLPNVGNLVVLFFLLAKNKLFPSKTIHLFDAVFREKISQGEYDERDLSTLLHSYAMHKYREGSVIRMILSRLVPGCVSLHHGDQADQADQDSSGFNPGEVPLPSGGSNEKVRSGKWSQPISCRDVPNSRDALNGSGEDPHTPSLIADLPGKIKILHSLFKLDIYEEALICEICRTINEDNINHLNYKELAKLLLAMCYFSIENAHAYNLIIKNLIKFDIILDNVYLTQLKICELALRTRHVPNVYDLLNEECIEYMTFIKAKEKDAEYHIKSDLQKEIKNILLTFNLCMSEEVPLGPYNVDFVEEDQTFFLLPRNYLLRRDGQASSMVSEEVPQHSTNYDGCTSNQQESTTMSQLPESDSPNGNTQKRRTKLIIEVNGEHHFYKNSKSYTSLSKLKHKLLCDLGYTVINIPYFEWGQLRTNLDKKAYIKKLISDSLSFEVVNVLPLNQKSEPLGKKEMEKVVSSIRQSRGRTDFLTGIAKLREKNKLAFLKRKVKNV; encoded by the exons ATGGGCATGGGGACAAAACGGATGAATGCGCTGTTTTATGCACCGCTTGGAAGGAACGCTCGGGGGATATTCAACTGGTCAATTTGCTTGAAGGCggtgagaagaagaagaaacatcTCCTACACAACAACATGCATCACCCCCTCTAGGGGAAAACACGCCGAGGAAAAAATCCCCATGGAGGAACTGAAACAATATTTATGTgttgaaaaaatacattcggatgatttcaaaaaaataatgaccaAGTGTGTGCAAGTGAATAAAGACAGTGACACACGTATTGAAGATTTATTgcttattttaattttgtttaaaaaattttttccacattttaaGCAAACATGCAGAGAGACACTCCACGATGAAATTTGCCATAATATATTTAGCagcataaaattaaaagcacaTTATTTATACACAAGCAAAATGCTCATTCACACAATGAACATACTGACcaatttacaatttattGACAACACACTTATTATCGCATTCATAAATAAATGCTCATATTTCATACAAAATGAGGAATACGAAATTGAAGACTTGgttcattttctttccatttttagtaaaatttatttgttaaaaaatgatcctaaatttatgaaattaaaaagcttCAATTGGATGTtaatcaaaaatatatgcaataAATTGACATACAATTTTGaccgcttttttttaacctacAAGGattatacatacacacacaagttgaaaaaaaaaatttatgagcAGATTAGGAATATGCATTCGGATGGGAAAACCTACCGACTTCCTTCACATTGTAATACCAACGTTTTAAATAAGCTCAACACTGTTGTTGATCCACGTGTCAAACGGGTCAAAAGTGTCAACTCTGAGCTTCAAGCTG GGTTCCCCCAAAATTCTTCCATCAATGAATATTTGGGTGATTCCCCTTTAGCGACTTCCCCCCATGCTACTCGTTTTACAACGGTGGGCTCGTCATCCAATCGACCTACCCCAAATGAATTACCTAATGACATATCACAGCTGGTTTCCTCACAGGAAAGGCACTATCTGCTCGACACTCTTCTCAGCATTAGCAGAAGCTTGAGGGATTTGAAGTTTGCGCACATGGGGCTGCTAAACGAGGTGGCCAGCAGGTTGCAGAGCCATTTCGTGGAGGCAACCCAGGGGGGGGTAGAAACTCGTGGCGATGTTGATCAAGCCGTATATGACGAGGGTGAGGAGCGTGCTGATACCGCCCCCgccagaaaaattttttacatcatgCAGTGCCACCTCTATCTGCAAGTGGATCATCATATGCTCTACAAAAGCATCCTGAACACGTATAAAAACCACCTGCCCAATGTGGGCAATTTGGTAGTTCTGTTCTTCTTGCtggcaaaaaataagttattCCCCTCCAAGACCATCCACCTATTTGATGCAGTGtttagggaaaaaataagccaAGGGGAGTATGATGAGAGGGACCTGTCCACCCTTTTACATTCCTATGCGATGCACAAATACAGGGAGGGGTCCGTCATTCGGATGATCCTTTCTCGTTTAGTGCCAGGCTGTGTCAGCCTTCATCACGGCGATCAGGCCGATCAGGCCGATCAAGACAGTTCCGGTTTTAATCCCGGGGAGGTTCCCCTTCCCAGTGGGGGGAGTAATGAGAAGGTCCGAAGTGGCAAGTGGAGCCAGCCAATAAGTTGCAGGGATGTCCCGAACAGTAGGGACGCCCTAAACGGCAGTGGTGAAGATCCCCATACACCTAGCCTCATCGCGGACCTTCCtggaaagataaaaatactGCACAGCTTGTTCAAGTTGGACATATACGAAGAAGCGCTCATCTGCGAAATATGCAGAACGATAAACGAGGACAACATAAATCATCTGAACTATaaggagctagccaaattgcTGCTAGCCATGTGCTACTTCTCCATCGAGaatgcacatgcatacaatttaatcataaaaaatttaataaaatttgacATCATTTTAGATAATGTGTACCTGACCCAGTTGAAGATATGCGAGTTGGCACTTCGAACGAGACACGTCCCAAATGTCTATGACCTACTGAATGAGGAGTGCATAGAATATATGACTTTCATAAAAGCTAAAGAAAAAGATGCAGAATATCACATTAAATCagatttacaaaaagaaattaaaaacatccTTTTGACTTTTAATTTGTGTATGTCGGAGGAGGTACCCCTTGGACCATATAACGTCGACTTTGTGGAAGAAGACCAAacgttttttctccttccgaGAAATTATCTACTTCGCAGGGATGGTCAAGCATCATCTATGGTGTCGGAGGAGGTACCCCAGCATAGTACCAATTATGATGGGTGTACATCCAATCAGCAGGAGTCCACCACGATGAGTCAGCTTCCAGAAAGTGATTCACCAAATGGAAACactcaaaaaagaagaaccaAATTAATCATTGAGGTAAATGGAGaacaccatttttataaaaacagtAAGTCCTACACCTCGCTGTCGAAGCTGAAGCACAAATTGTTATGCGACCTTGGCTACACGGTTATAAATATACCTTATTTCGAGTGGGGACAGCTACGAACCAACTTGGATAAAAAGGcctatattaaaaaattaatttccgATAGCCTTAGTTTTGAGGTAGTGAATGTTTTGCCACTTAACCAAAAGAGTGAACCgctggggaaaaaagaaatggaaaaggtcGTCTCATCCATTCGGCAGAGTAGAGGAAGGACTGACTTCTTAACCGGCATTGCCAaattgagggaaaaaaataagttggcCTTTTTAAAGAggaaagttaaaaatgtgtag
- a CDS encoding DNA replication licensing factor MCM6 (putative) translates to MHIAKDAKTAERKPNCEKIKIVTCVNWLEARERGGKVHLLKDTTTMSGMFNESELSGLDAHSVFGNNEMSSYQKKKRKFDENSNFGTNDVMNQEEAEEEGEAEEEGQEDDEEDDEEDDEPSYVQDENMAKVFEKFLKTFSERKNDEENEEDEDGDNDSVWKDNLNLNFPSSLEIAKDAHYVLLLFSILQNSYSRNKVLVVDMKHVLMWEPTDKNRFDIGSQLYIYIKRHFLRILDIFEQKVQALAESINPIKTKEVGKLCLRFYNKKNPIHSLRSLRCEMLGEMISVRGQVTRTSDVRPELTLAAFKCNECGNIINGVKQQFRYTQPSKCPSSSCSNMYDWSLVLEQSYFVDWQKIRLQEIAQESPPGSMPRNMDVILRNDIVDSVHAGDRIIVTGCLIVVPDIPTLMKPGDIPRSVARQILKKNENSLVSQGLTGIKGVGVQDLNHKLCIYACQIEKLNNSKKENSFDEQTQVDINCEEILNCDDLKWLRDIAMHPNTIDILAECIAPKIWGNIEIKKGALLMMTGGVQKITPNCKLRGDINMCIVGDPGTAKSEILKYVESFAPRAIFTSGKGSTAAGLTAAVHRDPDQGDTVLEAGALMYADQGICCIDEFDKMDEKDRVAIHEAMEQQTISITKAGIQATLNARASVLAACNPKYGRYDTLKTFAQNVNIPAPLLSRFDLFYTMLDSIDIDKDTNIANHLVSMHCGEEAEKHIRANAGKLDPVKMEVYLELSKRVKPLLTDEAKYKLIHYYVSFRNIEYSPGAQRSMRMTVRQLESLIRLSEAVAKLKFSHFVDIKHVEIACSIFKASMKKISNEKEINLDEEFDKVSNSLLNSKTNKIIQPEDSENKPVENKKAMTIKASEYQYISAIIFEIIKEYEFNNNSESITQDQLIETYLQVYAKAESSEHVDEWIYKLKKIIHRLINQDMKLLSENNEEDVENVILRIHPNYAGPILEGTVSNKNTYGYNTFKNYQTEEKIPEDDVDFQEDIDNF, encoded by the exons atgcatattgcGAAGGATGCCAAAACTGCCGAGAGGAAACCCAATtgtgagaaaataaaaattgttacgtGCGTAAATTGGCTCGAAGCGAGGGAGCGCGGAGGAAAGGTTCACCTATTAAA AGACACAACCACGATGTCAGGGATGTTCAACGAAAGCGAACTGTCAGGACTGGACGCACATAGCGTGTTCGGAAACAACGAAATGTCCAGctatcaaaagaaaaaaagaaaatttgatgaaaatTCTAACTTTGGCACAAATGACGTAATGAAtcaggaagaagcagaagaagaaggagaagcggaagaggAGGGACAAGAAGATGATGAAGAGGATGACGAGGAAGATGATGAACCTTCTTATGTGCAAGATGAAAATATGGCAAAggtatttgaaaaatttttaaaaactttttcagaaagaaaaaatgatgaagaaaatgaagaggatgAAGATGGGGATAATGACAGTGTATGGAAAGacaatttaaatttgaatttCCCAAGCTCACTAGAAATAGCCAAAGATGCTCATTACgtgttattacttttttcaattctGCAAAACTCCTACTCCAGAAATAAAGTCCTCGTGGTGGATATGAAACATGTACTAATGTGGGAACCAACAGATAAAAATCGATTCGATATAGGTAGTCAactgtacatatacataaaaaggcaTTTCCTCAGAATATTAGATATTTTTGAACAGAAGGTACAAGCCTTAGCAGAAAGTATTAATCCGATTAAGACAAAAGAAGTTGGGAAATTATGTCTCcgattttataataaaaagaatccAATCCATTCGTTACGAAGCTTAAGATGTGAAATGCTTGGCGAGATGATTAGTGTTCGAGGACAAGTAACCCGGACATCCGATGTACGACCAGAGTTAACATTAGCTGCTTTCAAATGTAACGAATGTGGAAATATAATTAACGGAGTTAAACAACAATTTAGATATACACAACCGAGTAAGTGTCCCTCGTCCAGCTGCAGCAATATGTATGATTGGTCTCTTGTACTGGAGCAGTCTTACTTTGTTGATTGGCAAAAAATTCGATTACAAGAAATAGCACAGGAAAGTCCACCAGGATCCATGCCTAGAAATATGGATGTCATTCTTCGAAATGATATTGTAGACTCTGTACATGCAGGGGATAGAATCATCGTAACGGGATGTTTAATTGTTGTGCCAGATATTCCCACTTTAATGAAACCAGGAGATATTCCTCGCAGTGTGGCGagacaaattttaaaaaaaaacgaaaactcACTAGTATCACAGGGACTAACAGGTATCAAGGGGGTAGGAGTACAAGACTTAAATCATAAactatgtatatatgcatgtcaAATTGAAAAGCTAAATAATTCCAAGAAGGAAAACTCCTTCGATGAACAAACACAGGTAGATATTAATTGtgaggaaattttaaattgtgaTGATTTGAAATGGCTAAGAGATATTGCCATGCATCCTAACACTATCGATATTTTAGCTGAATGTATAGCTCCCAAAATATGGGGAAATATCGAGATAAAGAAAGGAGCATTGTTGATGATGACAGGAGGGGTCCAGAAAATCACTCCCAACTGCAAATTGAGAGGagatataaatatgtgtattGTAGGGGACCCAGGAACAGCCAAAAgtgaaatattaaaatacgTAGAAAGTTTTGCCCCAAGAGCTATTTTCACCTCTGGGAAGGGATCCACTGCTGCAGGGCTTACAGCAGCAGTGCATAGAGACCCTGATCAGGGAGACACAGTTTTAGAAGCAGGAGCATTGATGTATGCGGACCAGGGCATCTGCTGCATTGACGAATTTGACAAGATGGATGAAAAGGATAGAGTAGCCATTCACGAAGCTATGGAACAGCAAACGATTTCGATAACTAAGGCAGGTATCCAGGCAACCCTAAATGCAAGGGCATCAGTCTTAGCAGCATGTAACCCTAAGTATGGAAGATATGACACGTTGAAAACCtttgcacaaaatgtaaaCATCCCTGCACCGTTGCTCTCCAGATTTGACCTCTTCTACACAATGCTGGATAGCATAGACATAGACAAAGACACGAACATTGCCAATCACTTGGTTTCTATGCACTGTGGagaggaagcagaaaaacACATCAGAGCAAACGCAGGAAAATTGGACCCTGTCAAAATGGAAGTGTATCTAGAACTAAGCAAAAGGGTGAAGCCATTACTAACAGATGAAGCCAAATACAAATTGATACACTACTATGTCTCGTTCCGAAATATCGAATACTCCCCAGGTGCTCAGAGATCCATGAGGATGACTGTCCGTCAGTTAGAGTCACTCATCCGATTGAGCGAAGCTGTAGCcaagttaaaattttctcattttgtagACATAAAACATGTAGAAATAGCTTGCTCCATATTTAAAGCTtccatgaaaaaaatatcaaacgaaaaggaaataaatctAGATGAAGAATTCGATAAAGTTAGCAACTCACTCTTGAATAGCAAGACGAACAAAATTATCCAACCGGAAGATAGCGAAAATAAACCAGTGGAGAATAAAAAGGCTATGACCATTAAGGCTAGCGAATATCAATACATATCTGctatcatttttgaaattattaAAGAATATGAATTTAACAATAATAGTGAAAGCATTACACAGGATCAGCTCATTGAGACGTACCTCCAAGTGTATGCCAAAGCTGAATCGAGTGAACATGTGGATGAGTGGATTTACAAactgaagaaaattatccACAGATTGATAAACCAAGACATGAAGTTGCTATCGGAGAATAATGAGGAGGACGTGGAAAATGTCATTCTGAGAATCCACCCCAACTATGCTGGCCCCATCCTGGAGGGAACCGTTTCCAACAAGAACACGTATGGCTACAATACCTTCAAGAATTATCAgacggaggaaaaaattccagAGGACGACGTAGACTTCCAGGAGGACATCGACAATTTTTGA
- a CDS encoding hypothetical protein (putative): MSTNIKDLIKQEKERRKLLREERKKAEKVKQPEGREDNYPIGKDTPGKNNYTKSVQQDRLFLKIQNNSEHGSITQKYNDVEEQLCEVGQGRRPSSAIANNEKMTMQKISDNKINKRVSFTEPTAPLNRLNKNNNFKDAFLDYSNEEQSENSEGDSKKEESKKHAEVDLPADFFDSIGTFNQSSCEKNDKRATTPMEGTPGGGKKADLRKVDQSEPSSEGETVSRAPLHYGLSEKKDMSSGRSASSQEIGDGTTSIGHQSGNKFDLKNEPNVEVIETYEITEDILGSAEL; the protein is encoded by the coding sequence ATGAGTACCAACATTAAGGACCTGATAAAGcaggagaaggaaagaaggaaGTTACTCAgggaggaaaggaaaaaagcggaaaaggtgaagcaaCCAGAAGGGAGGGAAGATAATTATCCAATTGGGAAAGACACACCGGGGAAGAACAATTACACAAAGAGTGTACAACAGGACAggctctttttaaaaattcaaaataattCAGAACATGGTAGCATTACGCAAAAGTATAACGATGTAGAGGAACAATTGTGTGAGGTTGGCCAGGGGAGAAGACCATCCAGCGCCATTGCcaacaatgaaaaaatgactatgcaaaaaataagtgaCAATAAAATCAATAAAAGGGTTTCCTTCACCGAACCGACTGCACCACTAAACAGgctaaataaaaacaacaatTTTAAGGATGCTTTTTTGGACTATAGCAATGAAGAACAAAGTGAGAATTCAGAAGGAGAttccaaaaaggaggagagcaAAAAGCATGCTGAGGTCGACTTGCCTGCAGATTTTTTCGACTCCATAGGGACTTTCAATCAGAGTAGCTGTGAAAAGAATGACAAGAGAGCTACCACTCCTATGGAAGGAACCCCtggtggggggaaaaaagcagATCTAAGAAAAGTAGACCAAAGTGAGCCCTCTTCCGAAGGGGAAACAGTCAGTAGGGCACCTCTCCACTATGGCTTAAGTGAAAAGAAGGACATGTCAAGCGGCAGGTCTGCATCATCACAGGAGATCGGCGATGGAACCACATCCATAGGCCATCAAAGTGGAAACAAATTTGATTTAAAGAATGAACCAAACGTTGAAGTGATCGAAACGTACGAAATTACGGAGGACATTCTTGGAAGTGCAGAACTg
- a CDS encoding metacaspase-like protein (putative): KTVKQKVQLIDILKSCTLELSVNIVRDQMDVTFFNVKEIYHHKTDKEIRDAISMHRTESEVLRAFRSEYVRSINSLPRTVPPHGNQWAGQSAPSTNQWAGQGAPSTNQWEGQIVHSTNQYVQRDNPRKDNMNPPTGAESYAYAQTAYVPMTPNTGMTNSHYHYTPVIHQKELTSAGGKIPVSVSTQLNSGTVLANHSSHHTGMNINSSVSNPSVSNPSVSNPSVSNPSVCNPSVSNPSEKYNMCTPHMVDNFYGGGNHTNQVPYQSGMYNVGGASPYSDKILHHSSRNKKKALLIGINYYGSREELSGCTNDTVRMMNLLISKYNFHDSPTSMVRLIDNESNPNYRPTRKNILSALTWLTKDNEPGDVFFFLYSGHGSQQKDYTYLEDDGYNETILPCDHKTEGQIIDDELHRFLVQPLNDGVKLIAVMDCCNAGSCIDLAYKYKLKSRKWKEVKNPFHVVCDVSQFSGCKDMEFSHEIDTGRHAPGGALVTAMIHVLGASEAAQGAPRGANALTYDHLLQNVSSYISSYHDQKIVFMASQKFDLNRVFDFDHILKNKNGNLGQNVNKLVQKNKKNKKSKKNKHDFFSFF; this comes from the coding sequence AAAACAGTGAAGCAAAAGGTGCAGCTAATTGATATACTAAAGAGCTGCACTTTGGAGTTATCTGTAAATATAGTACGGGATCAAATGgatgtaactttttttaacgttaaagaaatatatcaCCATAAGACGGATAAAGAGATAAGAGATGCCATTTCGATGCATCGAACTGAGTCGGAAGTTCTTCGAGCTTTCCGAAGTGAATACGTGCGCAGCATTAATTCACTTCCCCGAACGGTGCCCCCACATGGGAACCAGTGGGCAGGACAGAGTGCACCTTCCACGAACCAGTGGGCAGGACAGGGTGCACCTTCCACGAACCAGTGGGAAGGACAAATTGTACACTCCACAAATCAGTACGTTCAAAGGGATAACCCTCGAAAGGACAACATGAACCCCCCCACTGGAGCAGAATCATATGCATACGCACAAACCGCGTATGTGCCCATGACCCCCAACACGGGGATGACGAATAGTCACTACCACTACACCCCAGTGATTCACCAAAAGGAATTAACATCTGCAGGTGGTAAAATCCCCGTTTCTGTGTCCACTCAGTTGAATAGTGGGACCGTTTTGGCAAATCATTCTTCACACCATACGGGTATGAACATCAACAGTAGCGTGAGTAACCCTAGCGTGAGTAACCCTAGCGTGAGTAACCCTAGCGTAAGTAACCCTAGCGTATGTAACCCTAGCGTGAGTAACCCTAGCGAGAAATATAACATGTGTACCCCCCACATGGTGGATAATTTTTACGGAGGGGGGAACCACACAAATCAAGTTCCCTACCAAAGTGGTATGTACAATGTCGGTGGAGCGTCTCCCTACTCAGACAAAATCCTGCACCACTCATctagaaacaaaaaaaaggcattacTCATCGGAATAAACTATTACGGTTCTAGGGAAGAATTAAGTGGCTGTACAAATGATACAGTTCGAATGATGAACCTGttaatttcaaaatataattttcacgATTCTCCAACAAGTATGGTTAGATTAATCGACAATGAAAGCAACCCTAATTATAGGCCtaccagaaaaaatattttgtctGCCCTTACTTGGCTCACGAAGGATAATGAACCTGgagatgtatttttttttctatactcTGGACATGGGTCCCAACAAAAGGATTACACGTATTTGGAAGATGATGGATATAATGAGACTATCCTTCCTTGTGACCATAAAACGGAAGGACAAATTATCGATGATGAGTTACACAGGTTTTTGGTTCAACCTCTGAATGATGGAGTTAAATTAATTGCGGTAATGGACTGCTGCAATGCGGGTAGTTGTATCGATTTGGCTTATAAGTATAAACTAAAATCGAGGAAATGGAAGGAGGTGAAAAATCCCTTCCACGTGGTGTGTGATGTTAGCCAATTCAGTGGGTGCAAAGATATGGAATTTTCACACGAAATTGACACAGGGAGACATGCCCCCGGGGGAGCACTTGTCACGGCGATGATACACGTTTTGGGGGCAAGCGAGGCGGCACAGGGGGCGCCACGTGGGGCAAACGCACTCACTTACGACCACCTACTGCAAAACGTGAGCAGCTACATCAGCAGCTATCACGACCagaaaattgtttttatggCTTCTCAAAAATTCGACCTCAACCGCGTTTTCGATTTCGACCACatcctaaaaaataaaaatggcaatttgggacaaaatgtgaacaaactcgtgcagaaaaataagaagaacaaaaagagcaagaagaacaaacacgacttcttctccttcttctga
- a CDS encoding hypothetical protein (putative): MFILSKISIYKMMQIHRENQRDPSREQENLFDKYILSLFQKENYQRKNTALRLKTIRRGHNPRNAININDVLTPIRLKMKKKRGETVTDDSSGSPLAQKGLNAKRPTTKNGKNIQAKCGKVRELVKAKKAIPGDEVRQIRQKVAMGGVRRKEKLDLTAKKANQLSSKETDVSRSQEMAHLRSNTMKALRAKAMDELYVRAKEKIRQKNMDE; this comes from the coding sequence atgtTTATTCTTAGCAAAATAtcaatttacaaaatgatgcaGATACATAGGGAGAATCAACGAGATCCTTCTCGGGAACAGGAAAATTTGtttgataaatatattttgtctCTTTTTCAAAAGGAGAATTATCAAAGGAAAAACACTGCCTTGCGGTTGAAGACAATTCGACGGGGACATAACCCTAGGAATGCCATTAACATCAACGATGTGCTCACGCCGATCAGgttgaaaatgaagaagaaacgaGGGGAGACTGTAACAGATGACTCGTCTGGCTCACCTCTGGCGCAGAAGGGCCTCAACGCGAAAAGGCCAACAACgaagaatgggaaaaatattcaagCGAAATGTGGAAAGGTGCGCGAACTGGTGAAGGCGAAGAAGGCTATTCCGGGGGATGAAGTTAGGCAGATCAGGCAAAAGGTGGCTATGGGGGGCGTGCGTCGAAAGGAGAAACTGGATTTAACAGCAAAGAAGGCGAACCAGTTATCATCAAAAGAGACGGACGTATCCCGATCACAAGAGATGGCCCATCTGCGCTCAAACACTATGAAGGCTTTACGCGCAAAGGCAATGGACGAACTGTACGTACGGGCGAAGGAAAAGATACGCCAAAAAAACATGGACGAG
- a CDS encoding 60s ribosomal protein L7 (putative), whose protein sequence is MSKKKVKNKQLKGKNDTTGRKQKFVKFRRIRKIKFKDEKKVFLPKEEKETKVKTPSKRKLRTLYKKKEFKKKKENQTNEYLTLEKELTGQTFDEQRRCLFAIRNNVECISSPPNKILQTLKLTEKYHAVLLINTEENMKNLFLVKQYVCYGYIQKYTLYSLMEKKLFLKDGNEIKRCDSNKIVEKLFSKDGIYSFPSFCEYIFECKSNADQIIKEQIVPFNFSYLNSEMAFDFLQFENELTGFVKEGINEILEKII, encoded by the exons atgagcaaaaaaaaggttaaaaataaacagctAAAAGGAAAGAATGACACAACTGGGAGGAAGCAGAAATTTGTCAAGTTTAGAAGAATAAGGAAGATTAAATTTAAAGACGAAAAGAAAGTGTTCCTTccgaaggaggagaaggaaacgAAAGTGAAG ACCCCGTCGAAAAGAAAACTTCGCACCCtttacaagaaaaaggaattcaaaaagaaaaaggagaaccaGACAAATGAGTATCTAACCTTGGAGAAAGAGTTAACCGGTCAGACATTTGATGAGCAGAGACGTTGCCTGTTTGCCATCCGAAATAACGTCGAGTGcatctcctccccccccaataAGATCCTCCAG ACACTCAAACTGACGGAGAAGTACCACGCCGTGCTCCTTATCAACACGGAagaaaacatgaaaaatttatttctggTGAAGCAATACGTATGTTATGGGTACATACAAAAGTATACCTTGTACAGtttgatggaaaaaaaattatttttaaaagatggAAATGAGATAAAACGATGTGACTCCAATAAAATTGTAGAGAAACTGTTTAGCAAAGATGGGATTTAttcctttccttcattttgtgaatatatatttgaatGCAAAAGTAACGCTGACCAAATAATAAAGGAACAGATCGttccttttaatttctccTACTTAAATAGCGAAATGGCGTTCGATTTTCTGCAATTTGAAAATGAGCTTACTGGATTTGTCAAGGAAGGAATTAACGAAATTCTGGAGAAGATAATTTGA